In one window of Microbacterium sp. PM5 DNA:
- a CDS encoding ABC transporter ATP-binding protein: MRDVSFRIEPGERVLLLGASGAGKSTLLQGLAGVLGGDEEGESAGALLIDGVPAAQTRGRAGLVLQDPDAQVILARVGDDVAFGCENLGVPREEIWPRVHAALDAVRLDVEIDRPTQALSGGQKQRLALAGALAMRPGLLLLDEPTANLDPAGVADVRDAVGRVLDGTGATLVVVEHRVDVWLPLVDRVIVLGAEGLLADGPPQRVLGARAAELADAGVWVPGIPAAVPPPPAAAAGDDLLRAGDLAVARVRGVPIATGIDLEVRAGEALAITGPNGAGKSTLGLTLAGLLRPASGDLSASATLAAGAAPTPIAWRSRELLTRIGTVFQDPEHQLLARSVRGELEVGPRALGMDEAASAARVDELLQRLRLTALAAANPYTLSGGEKRRLTVAAVLATAPRVLVLDEPTFGQDARTWAELVALLARLRDEGSAIVAITHDEAVVDALHARRFALTADAAA; encoded by the coding sequence GTGCGCGACGTGTCGTTTCGCATCGAACCCGGCGAACGCGTGCTGCTGCTCGGTGCTTCCGGCGCGGGCAAGTCGACGCTGCTGCAGGGGCTTGCGGGCGTGCTCGGCGGCGACGAGGAGGGCGAGTCGGCGGGAGCACTGCTGATCGACGGCGTCCCGGCCGCGCAGACCCGCGGCCGGGCGGGCCTCGTGCTGCAGGATCCCGACGCGCAGGTGATCCTCGCGCGAGTGGGTGACGACGTCGCGTTCGGCTGCGAGAACCTGGGCGTGCCGCGTGAGGAGATCTGGCCGCGCGTGCACGCGGCACTGGATGCCGTGCGGCTCGACGTCGAGATCGACCGGCCGACGCAGGCGCTGTCGGGCGGGCAGAAGCAGCGGCTCGCGCTCGCCGGCGCGCTGGCCATGCGGCCGGGCCTGCTCCTGCTGGACGAGCCGACCGCCAATCTCGACCCGGCCGGTGTCGCCGACGTCCGCGACGCTGTGGGGCGCGTTCTCGACGGCACCGGGGCGACGCTCGTGGTCGTGGAGCATCGGGTCGACGTCTGGCTCCCGCTCGTGGACCGGGTGATCGTGCTCGGGGCGGAGGGACTGCTCGCCGACGGCCCGCCGCAGAGAGTGCTCGGCGCGCGGGCGGCCGAGCTCGCCGACGCGGGTGTCTGGGTTCCCGGCATCCCGGCGGCGGTGCCGCCTCCGCCCGCCGCAGCCGCGGGCGACGACCTGCTGCGCGCGGGGGACCTGGCCGTCGCGCGCGTGCGCGGCGTGCCGATCGCCACGGGCATCGATCTCGAGGTCCGCGCCGGGGAGGCGCTCGCCATCACGGGGCCCAACGGGGCCGGCAAGTCGACTCTCGGCCTCACTCTCGCGGGACTGCTGCGGCCGGCATCCGGCGACCTGTCGGCCTCGGCGACGCTCGCCGCCGGCGCCGCGCCGACACCGATCGCGTGGCGCTCACGTGAGCTTCTCACCCGTATCGGCACCGTCTTCCAGGACCCGGAGCATCAGCTGCTCGCCCGGTCGGTACGCGGCGAGCTCGAGGTCGGGCCGCGCGCGCTCGGAATGGACGAGGCCGCGTCTGCCGCCCGCGTGGACGAGCTGCTGCAGCGGCTGCGGCTGACCGCGCTGGCCGCCGCCAACCCGTACACGCTCTCGGGAGGGGAGAAGCGCCGGCTCACCGTCGCCGCCGTCCTCGCCACCGCCCCGCGCGTCCTGGTGCTGGACGAGCCGACCTTCGGCCAGGACGCGCGCACGTGGGCGGAGCTGGTCGCGC